A window of Babesia microti strain RI chromosome III, complete genome contains these coding sequences:
- a CDS encoding PHF5-like protein (overlaps_old_locusTagID:BBM_III02175) — translation MSKHHPDLIMCRKQPGISIGRLCEKCDGKCPICDSYVRPHTLVRICDECDYGTQQGRCIICNSYGVSDAYYCKSCCQCEKDRDGCPKIINLGSAKTDMFYERKKYNFQA, via the exons ATGTCTAAGCATCACCCTGATTTGATTATGTGCCGAAAACAACCAGGAATCT caattgGAAGATTATGTGAAAAATGTGACGGAAAATGTCCCATTTGCGACTCTTATGTACGTCCACATACCCTGGTTAGGATTTGCGACGAGTGTGATTATGGCACTCAACAG GGCAGATGCATAATTTGCAATTCGTATGGCGTTTCAGACGCTTACTATTGCAAATCTTGCTGTCAATGCGAGAAAGAT CGCGATGGTTGTCCGAAGATTATCAATTTAGGTAGTGCTAAGACGGACATGTTTTATGAAAGAAAAAAGTATAATTTTCAAGCTTAA
- a CDS encoding Translation initiation factor IF-2 (overlaps_old_locusTagID:BBM_III02190), which yields MLKSLALLYKGRHIPVGRLKFKNTLTKGWKQKSPEILLPPFIPIHELRIMLRLDYDTCFKACNVAIGDKNYYWKDKEGRQFQSNSKRGVILPFELAAYASSSFGYKPIMVNPEPTWQDFQTKNSVPVGVLVGHANHGKSTLFDALAGTKYSKIEPITQNMRSIYINDKITLIDTPGHELFEILRGRCIHLADFALVIVSLECGGEIQTRDVIIQADRFKVPIIFVLTKSDLPHIDPELTIAELRNQLLNMYHEGIISRDYTNEVNKAISVSSITGDNVDRLYITIFDRLKNCNIPFNPIKPMSLGGEDVKKYHSFIRKSDALVGANATPASVGLIVDMEKRHDRGVLLSVVVRHGVMVKGNHFVAGTAFGRIKRIYLDGQEVQSASVGQCVQIHGLKPYGNATTDDLIMTLPIHSAFRLSQYRINISLLKEAQKSGRPIDIPFGIDNITTHEVHQLEMITSLSEINMEDTDKSGIGDNDDGDKGSILLEPKSKIDEEIDTGSDLPSSENKTASAGKGRKSRFLKRDWIGNNFQENLDTNDDSNGYDYENDRHYANELHEPEKISISNRYVLERWDTRIQQREIEQQRQTINKRTLLVEAEQLRRRVLGEPQLTSDEIERFISADIVDSSVKAHTSVVSFDKKLVVSVIMRTSFVGSLDMLLDGFEKIENEFGVRIPLVHGGIGPIGPTDVIHAEIENRLSRNVPIYAFQVPILADAVKHAILNKVTIIKFDLFSDLLDHLRDRCRKEISKAESRNKRDWY from the exons ATGTTAAAAAGCTTAGCATTGTTGTACAAAGGACGACACATTCCAGTGGGTCGACTTAAGTTCAAGAATACGCTCACAAAGGGATGGAAACAAAAATCTCCTGAGATTCTACTACCTCCATTCATTCCAATACAT GAATTGAGAATAATGTTGCGACTGGATTATGACACCTGCTTCAAGGCTTGCAATGTAGCAATAGGGGACAAAAATTACTACTGGAAGGATAAGGAGGGGAGGCAGTTTCAATCCAA TTCCAAAAGAGGTGTGATATTGCCATTTGAATTGGCGGCTTATGCCAGTTCCTCCTTTGGCTATAAACCAATAATGGTTAATCCGGAGCCAACTTGGCAAGATTTTCAAACTAAg AATTCAGTGCCTGTTGGCGTACTGGTGGGCCACGCAAATCATGGGAAGTCTACTCTATTTGACGCCTTAGCTG GAACTAAGTATTCCAAAATAGAGCCCATAACGCAAAATATGAGATCTATATACATTAATGATAAGATAACCCTTATTGATACTCCTGGAcatgaattatttgaaatcCTTCGTGGCCGTTGTATCCATCTGGCAGATTTTGCACTAGTGATTGTTTCACTAGAATGCGGGGGAGAAATACAGACTAGAGATGTTATTATTCAGGCTGATAGATTCAAAGTTCCAATAATATTTGTGCTCACCAAAAGCGATCTTCCTCACATAGATCCCGAACTTACAATTGCTGAGCTTAGGAATCAATTACTGAATATGTATCATGAAGGTATAATATCTCGTGACTATACAAATGAAGTAAACAAAGCAATTTCTGTTTCATCCATAACTGGTGATAATGTTGATAGACTCTAcattacaatttttgatagactcaaaaattgtaatatacCCTTCAATCCGATTAAACCTATGAGCTTAGGCGGTGAAGATGTAAAAAAGTATCATTCATTTATTCGCAAATCAGATGCTTTGGTAGGAGCAAATGCTACACCTGCCTCCGTAGGCCTAATTGTGGATATGGAAAAACGACATGATAGAGGCGTGCTATTGAGTGTGGTTGTACGCCATGGTGTGATGGTGAAGGGGAATCATTTTGTCGCAGGTACCGCTTTTGGTCGCATAAAAAGGATTTACTTAGATGGACAAGAAGTTCAATCAGCCTCTGTGGGTCAATGTGTGCAAATACATGGGCTGAAACCTTATGGCAATGCCACAACTGATGATTTGATAATGACTTTACCCATACATTCAGCATTTAGATTATCCCAATATCGCATAAACATTTCGTTGCTTAAAGAAGCTCAAAAGTCTGGTCGTCCAATTGATATTCCATTTGGTATAGATAACATAACAACACATGAAGTGCATCAATTAGAAATGATAACTTCACTTAGTGAAATTAACATGGAAGATACGGATAAATCTGGAATTGGTGATAACGACGATGGTGATAAAGGATCAATTCTTTTGGAACCCAAGTCCAAAATAGATGAAGAAATAGATACGGGTAGCGATCTACCATCGTCAGAAAATAAAACTGCATCTGCAGGGAAAGGGCGCAAATCCAGATTCTTAAAAAGGGATTGGATTGGAAACAATTTTCAAGaaaatttagatactaATGATGATTCTAATGGATATGattatgaaaatgataGACATTATGCAAATGAGCTTCATGAACCGGAAAAAATAAGTATCTCGAACAGATATGTATTGGAAAGATGGGATACAAGAATACAACAGAGg GAAATTGAGCAGCAACGCCAAACCATTAACAAACGGACGCTTCTTGTGGAAGCGGAACAGCTTCGTAGAAGAGTGCTGGGAGAACCGCAACTGACGtctgatgaaattgaaagaTTTATATCAGCAGACATTGTAGATTCAAGTGTAAAAGCACACACTTCTGTCGTAtcttttgataaaaaattggtCGTTTCGGTGATAATGAGAACGAGTTTCGTCGGAAGCTTGGACATGCTATTGGACGGGTTCGAAAAAATAGAG AATGAATTTGGTGTCAGGATACCATTAGTACATGGCGGAATTGGCCCTATTGGGCCAACCGATGTTATTCATGcggaaattgaaaatagGCTTTCGCGCAATGTGCCAATATATGCGTTCCAAGTGCCTATATTGGCAGATGCAGTAAAACATGCCATTTTAAATAAGGtgacaattattaaatttgaccTATTTTCGGATTTGCTAGATCACCTTCGTGATAGGTGCAGGAAGGAGATCAGTAAAGCTGAATCTAGGAATAAAAGGGATTGGTACTAG
- a CDS encoding conserved Plasmodium protein, unknown function (overlaps_old_locusTagID:BBM_III02175;~overlaps_old_locusTagID:BBM_III02180) produces the protein MSVIEDNFITCGINDRGNANRNLRNDRQFSKSISIDHKNSCDGNIRNCKVGQVEFLPLMIAKSRHDTANSNCTNGDADAIMSIANADYRKNTFQSIYYQQEELPEVASLPYGLVDCDNGTSDEITSKKVLDDALGYINGTKKTWVHDFTVLTNIQIAINEDNAALLDWDFIFPVIQFVSEHIKNIRSTVAKNAILTAHVIGIKAHDSTSKIKIQLLPSLFSASICEKIVIRKPANDALDDFSRSCRNWSDSPYLWALCLFSRDRNARICAVAARLINLFIKSIDKHQLSKVEINQLNQYLNLGLGGKLADTRRHFVDTVEYLLDNKNDSEIKKWLFTLSMGTPLYSLVSLREVKSTTSYGTTSDCEVTGGINGLKRRPLSNFLNKTRVNVKPMEHSLDGTPSLITHTSDPKAGTKEIEMKLKLKGYEADSECETPNWCCDNRFGSKDSCFLAISRILK, from the exons ATGAGTGTAATTGAAGATAACTTCATTACGTGTGGTATAAATGACCGAGGGAATGCTAACCGAAACTTGAGGAATGACAGACAATTTAGCAAATCCATAAGTATTGACCATAAAAATAGCTGCGACGGTAATATTCGAAATTGTAAAGTGGGACAGGTTGAATTTCTACCTCTTATGATTGCTAAATCTCGCCATGACACTGCTAACTCTAATTGTACTAACGGCGACGCTGACGCTATTATGAGCATTGCAAATGCCGACTATCGCAAAAATACCTTCCAATCCATTTACTACCAGCAGGAAGAATTGCCTGAAGTGGCATCACTCCCATACGGGTTGGTGGATTGTGATAATGGTACTAGTGACGAGATTACTTCAAAAAAGGTGTTGGACGATGCTCTGGGTTATATTAATGGAACAAAGAAAACCTGGGTGCACGATTTTACCGTACTTACGAACATAcaaattgcaataaatgAGGACAATGCGGCACTCCTAGATTGGGATTTCATATTTCCAGTGATACAGTTTGTATCAGAACATATTAAAAACATTAGGTCCACCGTAGCCAAGAACGCAATTCTCACGGCACATGTTATAGGCATAAAAGCACATGATTCAACTAGCAAGATCAAGATACAACTTCTACCATCATTATTCTCAGCTAGCATATGCGAAAAGATCGTAATTAGAAAACCAGCAAATGATGCACTGGATGATTTTTCTCGATCATGCAGAAATTGGTCTGATTCGCCTTACCTATGGGCACTTTGCCTATTCTCCCGCGATAGGAATGCAAGAATATGCGCTGTAGCTGCTAGactaataaatttgttcatCAAAAGCATTGACAAACACCAACTCTCGAAGGTAGAAATCAACCAGTTAAATCAATACCTCAACTTAGGCTTAGGGGGGAAACTAGCAGATACAAGACGTCATTTTGTAGACACGGTGGAGTATCTCcttgataataaaaatgattcggaaattaaaaaatggcTATTTACACTCAGTATGGGTACCCCCTTGTATTCACTCGTATCGTTGCGCGAAGTGAAGTCCACCACTTCTTATGGCACTACTAGTGATTGCGAAGTTACAGGTGGCATTAATGGCCTGAAGAGGAGGCCACTCAGCaactttttaaataaaacaaGAGTAAATGTTAAGCCCATGGAGCACAGTTTAGACGGGACTCCCTCT CTCATAACTCATACAAGCGACCCGAAAGCCGGCACCAAGGAGATTGAGATGAAGCTTAAATTGAAGGGTTACGAAGCGGATTCAGAGTGTGAAACGCCCAATTGGTGTTGCGATAACCGATTTGGGTCGAAGGACTCGTGTTTTTTAGCAATATCACGGATACTAAAATGA
- a CDS encoding conserved Plasmodium protein, unknown function (overlaps_old_locusTagID:BBM_III02185), with protein sequence MDGLGGYFWNAAKVFPDIAQNVKCALKDIVIPSDDEMPKYTSSQSCGVMKASQSKLPNVYTTETLGRTPKTVLKVPPFGKNRGISHHISPELNTSEPSKQDIALPFQKPKLSSTTMKQVESLIPNIQVPQKSLLKLNSSNGSKFGTIDVFEDINTLNDNPYTLTLEPSIHRLKASSQASFLDGSPTNLTQRKTYNQCKIHTKNMISSCCRTCDFLPLCEECIKAHDEHTIITISEGVGDVVEVFRECLSVVVDRHNVMESLLPEIRHFSAKSETMLKNVKRSVEKSTTCLMDAIKAREDSTNSEIRQLLSVGSDKLNSLHKDSIAYSKYILERLKTLEDLEKISGTNTGLALNTFIDLKPEYERLIYQCQDIPLLGQPLIQHWYINPGNIQNLLATEEIYITNSSRKIADTWISLDNKIKEVAQDLEKGKYQYILSSTPTLEAPLLVGTFLRRDWKRKEWLQRVVTIRPPLLLIHAHPDDPNEKVESSFRINTLRCELFENSTNPRTIEARRQHSNGLHLEVISDQPQSSANIVLLASSSSSIPRIWVQALNELKKIENDNDTNGDDNPYSSNVKADISPKSPLSFLKYARNGVKKYSIEHTDIDASTVNDIPDVCRSPVHFSERQFTNESDKNEYLHVPQLSLTETIDSSSKNTTSIRSGKDYDPYSLNRKWSLTTKSLNRNKQKSKLFEHESSVVDNFDFSQIPQFVYEGSENDADDYDKDHSSIHTVI encoded by the coding sequence ATGGATGGATTAGGTGGTTATTTTTGGAATGCTGCCAAAGTATTCCCTGATATAGCACAGAATGTCAAATGTGCGCTCAAGGATATAGTGATACCCAGTGATGATGaaatgccaaaatatacatCTTCCCAATCATGTGGCGTCATGAAAGCTTCTCAATCGAAATTGCCTAACGTCTATACGACTGAAACCTTAGGACGGACCCCAAAAACGGTACTTAAGGTCCCGCCCTTCGGCAAGAATAGGGGAATTTCCCATCACATAAGTCCAGAACTAAACACTAGTGAACCATCGAAACAAGACATTGCACTCCCATTTCAGAAACCCAAATTATCAAGCACAACTATGAAACAAGTTGAGAGTCTGATTCCGAATATTCAAGTGCCGCAAAAGTCACTGCTCAAACTAAATAGCTCCAACGGATCAAAGTTTGGCACTATAGACGTTTTTGAGGACATCAACACGCTTAATGACAATCCATATACTCTAACATTAGAGCCTTCTATCCATAGATTGAAGGCATCTAGTCAGGCATCATTTCTAGACGGATCTCCCACTAATCTGACACAACGAAAGACATACAACCAATGTAAAATTCATACAAAGAACATGATAAGCAGCTGTTGCAGAACCTGCGATTTCTTGCCTTTATGTGAAGAATGTATTAAAGCTCACGATGAGCATACAATAATCACAATTTCCGAGGGTGTTGGTGATGTAGTTGAAGTTTTTAGGGAGTGTTTATCTGTTGTGGTAGACAGGCACAATGTGATGGAATCTCTGTTGCCTGAGATTAGACATTTTTCTGCAAAATCTGAAACTATGCTAAAAAATGTCAAACGTTCCGTTGAAAAGTCCACAACCTGTCTCATGGACGCCATCAAGGCAAGGGAAGATAGTACCAACTCTGAAATTCGCCAGCTGCTGAGTGTAGGCTCTGATAAATTGAACTCATTACACAAAGATTCTATTGCTTattctaaatatattttggaGAGATTGAAGACTTTGGAAGATTTGGAGAAAATCAGCGGCACTAATACTGGTCTAGCATTGAACACATTCATAGACTTGAAACCGGAATATGAAAGACTTATATATCAATGCCAAGACATACCCTTACTGGGTCAACCTCTAATCCAACATTGGTATATTAATCCTGgtaatattcaaaatttgttggCGACAGAGGAGATATACATAACTAATTCATCACGCAAAATAGCAGATACTTGGATTTCACTcgataataaaattaaggAGGTGGCTCAGGATCTGGAAAAGGGCAAATACCAATATATACTGTCATCTACGCCAACCTTAGAAGCTCCACTTCTTGTTGGCACTTTTTTGCGTCGCGATTGGAAGAGAAAAGAATGGTTGCAGCGTGTTGTGACTATTAGGCCGCCATTATTACTAATTCACGCACATCCAGATGATCCAAATGAAAAGGTGGAATCTTCATTCAGAATTAACACGTTGAGGTGTGAATTGTTCGAGAATTCTACTAATCCGCGCACAATTGAGGCCAGGAGACAGCATTCTAACGGATTACACCTGGAAGTTATCTCTGACCAACCACAAAGTTCTGCAAATATAGTGCTCTTGGCATCATCCTCAAGTTCAATACCAAGGATTTGGGTACAAGCATTGAATGAGCTAAAGAAGATTGAAAACGACAATGATACTAATGGTGATGACAATCCTTATAGTTCTAATGTAAAGGCTGATATATCTCCTAAATCGCCTTTATCCTTCCTAAAATATGCTAGGAATGGGGTTAAAAAATACTCTATTGAGCACACGGATATAGACGCAAGCACTGTAAATGATATCCCCGATGTGTGCCGATCACCTGTACACTTTTCTGAGCGCCAATTCACCAATGAATcagataaaaatgaatatttgcATGTGCCACAGTTGTCTTTAACTGAAACTATTGATAGTAGTTCAAAAAATACCACTTCAATAAGATCTGGAAAAGACTATGACCCATATTCACTGAATAGGAAATGGAGTCTAACAACCAAGTCACTAAACCGCAATAAGCAAAAATCGAAACTGTTTGAGCATGAGAGTAGTGTGGTGGATAATTTTGACTTTTCACAAATTCCCCAATTTGTTTACGAGGGATCGGAAAATGACGCCGATGATTATGATAAAGATCACTCATCTATACACACTGTCATTTGA